TCCTGCGCGGCGTGTCGCTCGACATCCACGCGGGCGAGGTAGTGGCCGTCACCGGGCCGTCGGGCAGCGGCAAGAGCACGCTGCTGCACCTGCTGGGCGGCCTGGATCTTCCGCAGCGGGGGGAAGTGTGGTGGGCCGGGGAACGCTCCGATACCCTCGACACGCAGCTCCGTGCCCGGAAGCGCGCGGGCAGGATCGGCCTGGTGTTCCAGCACCACTACCTGCTGGAGGATCTGAACGTGCTCGACAACGTACTCATTCCCGGCCGCCTGGCAGGCCACACCGACGAGGCGCACGCCCGGGCTCTACTGGCGCGGGTGGGCCTGTCGGGGCGTGAACGTTCCCGGCCCGGCGTCCTGAGCGGTGGGGAACGTCAGCGGGTGGCGGTGGCCCGCGCCCTCGCCGCCCACCCGGCGGCCGTGCTCGCCGACGAGCCCACTGGCAGCCTCGACCGGGGTAATGCCCAGAAGGTCGCAAGCCTGCTCGTGGCCCTGGCCCGCGAGACCGGGGCAGGCGTGCTGCTGGTCACGCACGATGAACGCCTCGCCCGCCACGCGGATCGGGTGCTGCACCTGCTGGACGGCCAGTTCACGGACACCCTGCCCGACTACGATTGACCGGCTCTCCACACATTGATCGCGACCGAGCTGTCAGCGGGAACCAGCATTCCCGCTGAACGGGCGCTCAGGCGCGCCGACCGCCCCGTCCATACTGCGCCGCGACCTCGGGCTTCACGCCCAGCGCAAGGGCGGCGGCCTCCGTCCAGTGTGGGTCGCCCAGGTGCGCGCGGGCGATGGCGATCAGGTCGGCATCGTGGTTCTGGAGGATGCCCTCGGCGCGCTCGGGCGTGTCGATCATGCCGACGGCCATCACATGCAGGTCGGGATGCGCGGCCTTCACCTGCGCGGCGAACGGCACCTGGTAGGCGGGGCCGGCCGTGATCTGCTGCGCACTGGTCAGGCCGCCGGAACTGACGTCCAGCACATCCACACCCTCGTTCAGGAGGAGTCCGGCCAGCTGTGTGGTCTGGTCGGCGTCCCAGCCGCCCTCGGCCCAGTCGGTGGCGCTGACCCGTACGAACAGCGGCTTGTGCATGGGCCACACGGCCCGCACGGCCCGCACAACCTCCAGCAGGAAGCGCGTGCGGTTCTCGAAACTCCCGCCGTACCCGTCCGTCCGGCTGTTCGCCAGGGGCGACAGGAACTGGTGCAGCAGGTAGCCGTGCGCGGCGTGAACCTCGACCGTGTCGAAGCCGGCGATCTCGGCCCGGCGGGTGGCCGCCACGAAATCTCCGGTCACGCGGGCGATGTCCTCGGTGGTCATGGCGATCGGCGTGGGGTAGCTGGGGTCGAAGGCCGCCGTGTCCGGCCCGATCACCTCCCATCCGCCCTGCTCAGGGGGGACGGCGCCCCGGCCGCGCCACGGCGCGAAGGTGCTGGCCTTGCGCCCGGCGTGGGCGAGCTGAATACCGATCCGGCCCCCCTGCGCGTGAATGAAGTCCGTGATGCGGCCCAGCGGCGCGATCTGCTGGTCGTCCCACAGGCCCAGATCCTCGGGGCTGATGCGGCCCTCCGGCGACACGGCGGTCGCCTCGTTGAAGATCAGGCCCACGCCCGCCAGGGCGTACTGCCCGAGGTGAACGAGATGGAAGTCGTTCGCGTAGCCGTTCTGTGCCGAGTACATGCACATGGGCGACACGACCACGCGGTTGGGCAGAGTCAGGTACTTCAGTTTCAGGGGCTGGAACAGCAACGGGGTGGACTCACTCATGGCCCGACTGTAGGCGGGTGATCCGGGCAGCGCCAGTGGGCGCGCACTTCACGAAGCGCAGAGGCTTCCCGGCCCTCAGCGCCGCCGGGAGTCGCGCCGCGCGGCGGCCTGGGCCTGCGCTTCGTGCCAGAAGCCCGTCTCCAGCACCGTCAGATCCGGCGTGGGCGCGCGCCCCGGCTGCCGGTAGTCGGTGGCCTCCAGGCGGATCAGCAGGGAGTGTGGCCTGGCCTGTGCGGCGGCGAACACCGCGTGTTCTGGCGCCGCGCGGGCGGCCGTCACGAGCGCCCCGTAGCGGTCTCCGAGCACCTGAAGATCCCGCACGCTGCCCGTGTACACCCACGGGCCGTGCTCGCCCAGCAGGGCCAGGAAGCCCGTCCATTCAATGTCCAGCAGGGCACCCATGACCTCACGGCGGGGGGTGCCGGACGGCAACCAGGGCCGCGCCGTGAGCAGGTCGGACGCGAAGTGCGCCTCGGACGCGAACTCGGCGGTAGCACGCGCTGCATCGGAGGGACTGCCCACGTCACGCAGTTCCGCCAGGTGTGCAAGGCGGATCCGGGCATCCGGATCCAGGTGAATCGCACGGGGCGCAGGAAGACCAAGGGATGCCCAACCCGGCGCGTGCTCCACGCTCAGCTGCTCGCGCTGGTGTAACTGGCGACCGCATGCCGCCAGAACAGCCGCGTGACGAGAAACAAGGCCGCCGCGACGACCGGGGACGCGAGGGCCAGTTCCACGCCCAGCTGCCCGGTCAGGGCCTGCGCGGGCACGGTGGTCACGAACGCGACGGGCACCACGAAGGTCAGCAGGAAGCGCACCGGCACCGGGAAAGCGCTCGTGGGGAAGCGGGCCGCGCCGAACACGCCGCTGAACAGCTCGGTCACGTTCTGTGTCTTCACGAACCAGAAGGCGGTGGTGCTCAGGCCCAGCCAGATGCAGTACACGATGACGAGCGCCGAGGCGTACAGCAGCGTGGCCGCCAGCACGCTGCCGGGCGTGACGGTCAGCGCACTGGCCGAGTACAGGATCAAGCCCAGCCCGATCACGATGTCCGGCATACGCAGCACGTTCAGGTTGCGGGTACTCACGTTGAACTGCGCGTCGATGGGTTTGAGCAGCGTGAAATCCATGCTGCCGGTACGGACGGCCTCCGCGATGCGGCTCATGTTCGGCTGCACGAACACCGCGATGAAGCCCTCGGTGAGCATGTAGAAGCCCGTGACCAGCAGCGCCTCGCGGAACGACCAGCCGCCCACACTGGTCGTGCCCGGCTGACCGAACAGCACGCCGATCCCCAGGAGCGCCACGCCCACCTGCCCCAGGCTGGCGAGCACCGCCCCGACGAAGTTCGCGCGGTACTCCAGCTGCGCGGCGACGGTCGCTCCGGTGAAGATCCGGATCAGACGCAGGTAGCGGGTCACGCGCCCACCGCGCCGTACTTCCGTAGGCCTGCCCGCCACACGGTCAGCCGCACCACCCAGAACACGGCCAGCCAGCCCAGCAGCACCAGCGCTCCCTGACCCGCCTGCCCCAGCGTGGCCTTTCCCGCCAGCAGTTGCGCGGGCAGGCCCAACATGTACGGAAAGGGCGTCCAGACTGCAATACGCTGCACCCACTCCGGGTAGAAGGCCAGGGGCGCGAACATCCCGCCCAGCGCCGCGTACACCAGCCACACGATCTCCTGGAAGGACGTGCTGGAATCCGTCCAGAACGCCAGCAGGCCAATGGTGTACTCCCACAGGAAGCGGGCACTGAAGCCCACGACGATCAGGCCCAGGGCCGCCGGGTACGCCCACCAGTGCGGAGTGAAGCGCGCCCCCGACAGCCACGCGAACACGGCCACCAGAGCCAGCATGGGCACGATCCGGATGAACCGCTCGGACACGTGCCCCAGCAGGTGCTGCCAGAACGGATCGAGCGGACGCAGCAGCTTGGGCGACAGCACGCCCTGCCGGATCTCGTAATCCAGCTCGTGTGACACCCAGACCACCAGCAGTTGTGCGACCACCCACGTGGCCAGGAAATACGTGGCGAAATCGGCGGGCTTATACCCGCGTACCATGCCGCCGGGGGCCGCCGCCGCCTGGGCCATCCACACCAGCATCATCACCAGCGACAGGGTGCCGGACAGCATCCAGATCACCACCTCGGCGCGGTACTCGGCCATCAGGGCGAACTGCACGGCGAACAGCACCCGTACCTTGCGGCCTGTGGCCCTCAGCCGGGGAGCGGTCACGCGGGCACCTCCTCCTTCGCCACGGCCTCCAGCACTTCGGGCCGGCGGCCGCCGAACAGTTCCGCCATGACCGCCTCGATGGGCGGATCCTCCACCGTCAGGTCGGCCACGTCGAAATCGGCCAGGAGTCGCGCTGCCCTCGCACTGACCTCGCCGCGCGGCACGGTCAGCTCGGCGCTCAGGCCGTCCGTGGACACCACCCGGCCATACCCGGCGAGCGCCTCCGGGGACGCCACCTGCCGCAACTGCACCCGGATGGTCTTGCCACCACTTCCCTGCCCAGCCAGCGCGGCCAGATCGCCGTCGAACACCAGCTGCCCCTGGTCGATCACCAGGATCCGTTGGGCCAGCGCCGTCACATCCGCCATGTAGTGGCTGGTCAGCATCACGGTCGCCCCGTAGCGCCGGTTGTACTCCTGTACGAACTCGCGCACCGCTTCCTGCATGTTCACGTCCAGGCCGATGGTCGGCTCGTCCAGGAACAGCACCTGTGGCCGGTGCAGCAGCGCCGCCGCCAGCTCGCACTTCATGCGCTCCCCCAGCGAAAGCTTGCGCACCTGCTTTTTCAGGATGCCGTCCAGCGACAGCACCTCCGTGAACTCCCGCATGGTCGCCCGGTACTGATCGTCGGGAATCTCGTAGATCGCCTGATTCACCAGAAAGGAATCCAGAGCGGGTAGATCCCACAGCAGTTGCTGCTTTTGCCCCATCACCAGCGTGATGCGCTTCAGGAACGCCGCCTCTCGCCGCCGGGGATCGAAGCCCACCACCCGAGCCGTGCCCGCCGACGGGTGCAGGAGCCCCGAGAGCATCTTCAGGGTCGTCGTCTTCCCCGCCCCGTTCGGCCCCAGGAAGCCCACGACCTCGCCCGGTTGCAGGTCGAAGGACACACCCTTGACGGCGTCCACGGTGCGGGTCGTGCGACTGACGAAGGACTTCAGACTGCCCAGGAACCCCGGCTCCTTCTCGTGCACGGCGTACTGCTTCCGGAGGTCGCGGACGTGGACGGCAGCGTCCGGCATGGGAATCGACATGATAGACGCAGGATACGTCAGCAACGGATTTTATTGACGAAGGTAGGCCACTTGACGTAACGGCGGGGGCGTCCCCACGAGTCCCTGGTAATATAAAGCGGCACTTCACACTCCGGGGTGAACTCCCCCCACGGTGGTATTGCCTTTCCCAGACGGCTTCTACAGTTACGGGATGCCCAATCGTCTTTCCTTGTTGCTGACCGGGTGCGCCCTGCTTCTCGCCGCGTGTGGGGGTGGCGGAACGCCCACGGTGCAACCTCCCGCCGACCCAGTCTCCAGTGTGTCCGGCATGGTCGTGGAGGATTCCTCGACGGGTGGGGGAATCGTGACGACCGCGTGGGCCGGTGGGGCGGGACAGATCACCGGGAAGATCACCTATGGGAGTGGGGATTCGGCGACGACCGAGGCAGTCACCACGGGCACGCTGTCGCAGGACGGCACGTTCACGCTCGATCTTCCGGGCAGCATGGACGGCGCGAAACTGCACGCCTTCACCGGTTCGTTTTTCGACGTCGGAGCGCAGGCTCAGGCTGACAGCGGCACCACGGCGTGCAGCGGGTCGCCCACGCTGAGTTCAGCGTCTGCGCGGGGCGTCATGCTCCTGGTGAATGTGGAGGCCGCCAGAAACGGCTCCATCGTTCCTCTGCTGGCCGCGTCGTCGGGCACGTCGTCGCAGTCGGCCGGTGGCTTCCAGATCGGCGGCCTGCTGTACGTGGACTCGCCCGTCATCGTGGGTGGGAAGGTCGTGTGTACCAGCACGTATTCGGGCACGCAGGTCACGGGCACGGTCACGTACCGCCTAAATCTCGCGGCGGGCTGGAACAAGCTGACGATCCGGGAATCGAGCGGCGCGACGTCCCTGAGCGGCGGAGCGAACTCCCAGGACATCTCCCTGACGAGCGGCGCGTTCCCCACGGATCAGTGGCTGTTCTCACCGTACACGGCCCCAATCCCGGTACGGCCCGAGGACATCGGCTCGCCCGTCCGGTAGGTCACCGCGCCGGATTTGGAGCGGCGGCAGCATGACGCGGTGGAGGCGACGGCGTTTCGATGTGTCGCCGTTCCGACCCCGTCCGGGGGCACCATCTGCCCACCGCCGTGCGGCTAGACTCCGCGCATGACGCGCCGGGACGGTGAAGGACGCACGCAGACGCTGGAGCGCACGCAGACGCAGCGGCCCCGGCTGTACCGGGTGCTGCTGCTGAACGACGATTACACGCCCATGGAGTTCGTGGTCATGGTGCTGGAGCGCTACTTCCGCAAGGCAGAGCAGGAGGCGCAGCTGATCATGCTGGCCGTGCATCACAAGGGACGGGGGGTGGCGGGCGTGTACTCGCGGGATGTGGCCGAGACGAAGGTGGCGCAGGTGACGTCGCACGCGCGCTCGGAGGGGTATCCGTTGCAGGTCGTGGCGGAGCCGGAGGCACAGGAATGATTGGGGAGCATCTGCAGGTGACGGTGGGCCGCGCGGCGGATTATGCGCGCGAGGCGGGGCACGAGTACGTGACGCAGGAACACCTGCTGCTGGCCCTGACGCACGATCCGGAGGCGCGCGAGGCGTTGGTCGCGCTGGGCGTGGACGTGCCGAGGTTGCGCGACGACCTCCAGGCTGTACTGGACGGGCTGGAGGTCGTGGAGGACGCTGAGCCGGACTTCACGCTGGGCGTGCACCGGGTCGTGCA
The Deinococcus sp. KSM4-11 DNA segment above includes these coding regions:
- a CDS encoding ABC transporter ATP-binding protein → MPRVTPPVPALSARNLEQAFGDLPVLRGVSLDIHAGEVVAVTGPSGSGKSTLLHLLGGLDLPQRGEVWWAGERSDTLDTQLRARKRAGRIGLVFQHHYLLEDLNVLDNVLIPGRLAGHTDEAHARALLARVGLSGRERSRPGVLSGGERQRVAVARALAAHPAAVLADEPTGSLDRGNAQKVASLLVALARETGAGVLLVTHDERLARHADRVLHLLDGQFTDTLPDYD
- a CDS encoding NADH:flavin oxidoreductase/NADH oxidase — encoded protein: MSESTPLLFQPLKLKYLTLPNRVVVSPMCMYSAQNGYANDFHLVHLGQYALAGVGLIFNEATAVSPEGRISPEDLGLWDDQQIAPLGRITDFIHAQGGRIGIQLAHAGRKASTFAPWRGRGAVPPEQGGWEVIGPDTAAFDPSYPTPIAMTTEDIARVTGDFVAATRRAEIAGFDTVEVHAAHGYLLHQFLSPLANSRTDGYGGSFENRTRFLLEVVRAVRAVWPMHKPLFVRVSATDWAEGGWDADQTTQLAGLLLNEGVDVLDVSSGGLTSAQQITAGPAYQVPFAAQVKAAHPDLHVMAVGMIDTPERAEGILQNHDADLIAIARAHLGDPHWTEAAALALGVKPEVAAQYGRGGRRA
- a CDS encoding ABC transporter permease, translating into MTRYLRLIRIFTGATVAAQLEYRANFVGAVLASLGQVGVALLGIGVLFGQPGTTSVGGWSFREALLVTGFYMLTEGFIAVFVQPNMSRIAEAVRTGSMDFTLLKPIDAQFNVSTRNLNVLRMPDIVIGLGLILYSASALTVTPGSVLAATLLYASALVIVYCIWLGLSTTAFWFVKTQNVTELFSGVFGAARFPTSAFPVPVRFLLTFVVPVAFVTTVPAQALTGQLGVELALASPVVAAALFLVTRLFWRHAVASYTSASS
- a CDS encoding ABC-2 family transporter protein gives rise to the protein MAEYRAEVVIWMLSGTLSLVMMLVWMAQAAAAPGGMVRGYKPADFATYFLATWVVAQLLVVWVSHELDYEIRQGVLSPKLLRPLDPFWQHLLGHVSERFIRIVPMLALVAVFAWLSGARFTPHWWAYPAALGLIVVGFSARFLWEYTIGLLAFWTDSSTSFQEIVWLVYAALGGMFAPLAFYPEWVQRIAVWTPFPYMLGLPAQLLAGKATLGQAGQGALVLLGWLAVFWVVRLTVWRAGLRKYGAVGA
- a CDS encoding ATP-binding cassette domain-containing protein, coding for MSIPMPDAAVHVRDLRKQYAVHEKEPGFLGSLKSFVSRTTRTVDAVKGVSFDLQPGEVVGFLGPNGAGKTTTLKMLSGLLHPSAGTARVVGFDPRRREAAFLKRITLVMGQKQQLLWDLPALDSFLVNQAIYEIPDDQYRATMREFTEVLSLDGILKKQVRKLSLGERMKCELAAALLHRPQVLFLDEPTIGLDVNMQEAVREFVQEYNRRYGATVMLTSHYMADVTALAQRILVIDQGQLVFDGDLAALAGQGSGGKTIRVQLRQVASPEALAGYGRVVSTDGLSAELTVPRGEVSARAARLLADFDVADLTVEDPPIEAVMAELFGGRRPEVLEAVAKEEVPA
- the clpS gene encoding ATP-dependent Clp protease adapter ClpS → MTRRDGEGRTQTLERTQTQRPRLYRVLLLNDDYTPMEFVVMVLERYFRKAEQEAQLIMLAVHHKGRGVAGVYSRDVAETKVAQVTSHARSEGYPLQVVAEPEAQE